A DNA window from Onthophagus taurus isolate NC chromosome 1, IU_Otau_3.0, whole genome shotgun sequence contains the following coding sequences:
- the LOC139430663 gene encoding large ribosomal subunit protein eL29-like isoform X3 — MNISSVIIHLKWPTKVVNKIRVIFNYFIYTLLEKRRIKRSVGPTKINIPLQRRNRRNIQPAQIAQINEPQVNFEMKEPGMLRFLNIVMDKIVRFFGAGRKKRGANPTRDTRFDQPYYEFKLPPIRKTRAASAATKEAQMTKVVNEFMRSYGKPQDGQRKMKPQIGRAVPRAKSGVSAKNKAKASPQRKPQSARSVPGTNQPGVNAQNKAKARPRTKPQSARAVPRTNQSGVNVQNKAKASPQTKPQSARAVPRANQLSQNKAKASPQTKSVPNKRISTSVQRPNEHSSKNANRPPALNARRIPQGYVVNARNGDQKMLPSEMGHALLWHDIGHIIDEKHGYERPHYHNGHYHPAHYHNDHHYHH, encoded by the exons ATGAACATCTCCTCG GTTATTATACACCTGAAATGGCCAACAAAGGTAGTAAATAAAATACGtgttattttcaattattttatctacACCCTATTAGAGAAAAGACGGATTAAACGCAGTGTTGGTCCAACAAAGATTAACATTCCTCTTCAAAGAAGAAATAGGCGAAACATTCAACCGGCACAAATCGCCCAAATAAACGAACCACAAG ttaattttgaaatgaaagaaCCTGGGATGTTGAGATTTCTAAATATTGTGATGGATAAAATTGTAAGATTTTTCGGTGCTGGTCGAAAGAAAAGGGGGGCTAATCCGACAAGAGATACAAGATTTGATCAACCCTATTATGAGTTTAAATTACCACCGATAAGGAAGACCAGAGCAGCGTCTGCGGCTACTAAAGAAGCACAAATGACGAAAGTTGTTAATGAATTTATGAGAAGTTATGGTAAACCACAGGACGGTCAACGTAAGATGAAGCCACAAATCGGGCGTGCAGTACCTCGAGCGaaa TCAGGAGTGAGTGctaaaaataaagctaaaGCAAGTCCTCAGAGGAAGCCACAATCCGCACGTTCAGTACCTGGAACGAAt cAGCCAGGAGTGAATGCTCAAAATAAAGCTAAAGCAAGACCTCGGACGAAGCCACAATCAGCGCGTGCAGTACCTCGAACGaat cAGTCAGGAGTGAATGTTCAAAATAAAGCTAAAGCAAGTCCTCAGACGAAACCACAATCGGCGCGTGCAGTACCACGAGCGAAt cAACTAAGTCAAAATAAAGCTAAAGCAAGTCCTCAGACGAAATCGGTACCAAATAAACGAATTTCAACATCTGTTCAGCGTCCAAATGAGCACTCTTCTAAAAACGCAAATCGA ccCCCAGCATTAAATGCTCGAAGAATACCACAAGGATATGTAGTTAACGCTAGAAATGGAGATCAAAAAATGCTTCCAA GTGAAATGGGACACGCTTTATTGTGGCATGACA ttggGCATATTATAGATGAAAAACACGGCTATGAACGTCCTCATTACCACAATGGCCACTACCATCCGGCTCATTATCACAATGACCATCACTATCaccattaa
- the LOC139430663 gene encoding large ribosomal subunit protein eL29-like isoform X1, protein MNISSVIIHLKWPTKVVNKIRVIFNYFIYTLLEKRRIKRSVGPTKINIPLQRRNRRNIQPAQIAQINEPQVNFEMKEPGMLRFLNIVMDKIVRFFGAGRKKRGANPTRDTRFDQPYYEFKLPPIRKTRAASAATKEAQMTKVVNEFMRSYGKPQDGQRKMKPQIGRAVPRAKQSGVSAKNKAKASPQRKPQSARSVPGTNQPGVNAQNKAKARPRTKPQSARAVPRTNQSGVNVQNKAKASPQTKPQSARAVPRANQLSQNKAKASPQTKSVPNKRISTSVQRPNEHSSKNANRPPALNARRIPQGYVVNARNGDQKMLPSEMGHALLWHDIGHIIDEKHGYERPHYHNGHYHPAHYHNDHHYHH, encoded by the exons ATGAACATCTCCTCG GTTATTATACACCTGAAATGGCCAACAAAGGTAGTAAATAAAATACGtgttattttcaattattttatctacACCCTATTAGAGAAAAGACGGATTAAACGCAGTGTTGGTCCAACAAAGATTAACATTCCTCTTCAAAGAAGAAATAGGCGAAACATTCAACCGGCACAAATCGCCCAAATAAACGAACCACAAG ttaattttgaaatgaaagaaCCTGGGATGTTGAGATTTCTAAATATTGTGATGGATAAAATTGTAAGATTTTTCGGTGCTGGTCGAAAGAAAAGGGGGGCTAATCCGACAAGAGATACAAGATTTGATCAACCCTATTATGAGTTTAAATTACCACCGATAAGGAAGACCAGAGCAGCGTCTGCGGCTACTAAAGAAGCACAAATGACGAAAGTTGTTAATGAATTTATGAGAAGTTATGGTAAACCACAGGACGGTCAACGTAAGATGAAGCCACAAATCGGGCGTGCAGTACCTCGAGCGaaa cAGTCAGGAGTGAGTGctaaaaataaagctaaaGCAAGTCCTCAGAGGAAGCCACAATCCGCACGTTCAGTACCTGGAACGAAt cAGCCAGGAGTGAATGCTCAAAATAAAGCTAAAGCAAGACCTCGGACGAAGCCACAATCAGCGCGTGCAGTACCTCGAACGaat cAGTCAGGAGTGAATGTTCAAAATAAAGCTAAAGCAAGTCCTCAGACGAAACCACAATCGGCGCGTGCAGTACCACGAGCGAAt cAACTAAGTCAAAATAAAGCTAAAGCAAGTCCTCAGACGAAATCGGTACCAAATAAACGAATTTCAACATCTGTTCAGCGTCCAAATGAGCACTCTTCTAAAAACGCAAATCGA ccCCCAGCATTAAATGCTCGAAGAATACCACAAGGATATGTAGTTAACGCTAGAAATGGAGATCAAAAAATGCTTCCAA GTGAAATGGGACACGCTTTATTGTGGCATGACA ttggGCATATTATAGATGAAAAACACGGCTATGAACGTCCTCATTACCACAATGGCCACTACCATCCGGCTCATTATCACAATGACCATCACTATCaccattaa
- the LOC139430663 gene encoding large ribosomal subunit protein eL29-like isoform X5, translating into MSLLIKTADQKGYEHLLGYYTPEMANKEKRRIKRSVGPTKINIPLQRRNRRNIQPAQIAQINEPQVNFEMKEPGMLRFLNIVMDKIVRFFGAGRKKRGANPTRDTRFDQPYYEFKLPPIRKTRAASAATKEAQMTKVVNEFMRSYGKPQDGQRKMKPQIGRAVPRAKQSGVSAKNKAKASPQRKPQSARSVPGTNQPGVNAQNKAKARPRTKPQSARAVPRTNQSGVNVQNKAKASPQTKPQSARAVPRANQLSQNKAKASPQTKSVPNKRISTSVQRPNEHSSKNANRPPALNARRIPQGYVVNARNGDQKMLPSEMGHALLWHDIGHIIDEKHGYERPHYHNGHYHPAHYHNDHHYHH; encoded by the exons atgtctttattaataaaaacagcGGAtcaaaaag GATATGAACATCTCCTCG GTTATTATACACCTGAAATGGCCAACAAAG AGAAAAGACGGATTAAACGCAGTGTTGGTCCAACAAAGATTAACATTCCTCTTCAAAGAAGAAATAGGCGAAACATTCAACCGGCACAAATCGCCCAAATAAACGAACCACAAG ttaattttgaaatgaaagaaCCTGGGATGTTGAGATTTCTAAATATTGTGATGGATAAAATTGTAAGATTTTTCGGTGCTGGTCGAAAGAAAAGGGGGGCTAATCCGACAAGAGATACAAGATTTGATCAACCCTATTATGAGTTTAAATTACCACCGATAAGGAAGACCAGAGCAGCGTCTGCGGCTACTAAAGAAGCACAAATGACGAAAGTTGTTAATGAATTTATGAGAAGTTATGGTAAACCACAGGACGGTCAACGTAAGATGAAGCCACAAATCGGGCGTGCAGTACCTCGAGCGaaa cAGTCAGGAGTGAGTGctaaaaataaagctaaaGCAAGTCCTCAGAGGAAGCCACAATCCGCACGTTCAGTACCTGGAACGAAt cAGCCAGGAGTGAATGCTCAAAATAAAGCTAAAGCAAGACCTCGGACGAAGCCACAATCAGCGCGTGCAGTACCTCGAACGaat cAGTCAGGAGTGAATGTTCAAAATAAAGCTAAAGCAAGTCCTCAGACGAAACCACAATCGGCGCGTGCAGTACCACGAGCGAAt cAACTAAGTCAAAATAAAGCTAAAGCAAGTCCTCAGACGAAATCGGTACCAAATAAACGAATTTCAACATCTGTTCAGCGTCCAAATGAGCACTCTTCTAAAAACGCAAATCGA ccCCCAGCATTAAATGCTCGAAGAATACCACAAGGATATGTAGTTAACGCTAGAAATGGAGATCAAAAAATGCTTCCAA GTGAAATGGGACACGCTTTATTGTGGCATGACA ttggGCATATTATAGATGAAAAACACGGCTATGAACGTCCTCATTACCACAATGGCCACTACCATCCGGCTCATTATCACAATGACCATCACTATCaccattaa
- the LOC139430675 gene encoding uncharacterized protein, producing MSGFYRILVCALLVISVIALFPYASAADEEKAAAAVKEGEEGHAIFRRSAELEEPGHHNIKRRHASPVAAPKKGRKRPGGKSRGRRRHRRAASHRPHMDRRVTA from the exons ATGTCGggattttatcgaattttagTATGTGCCCTGTTAGTTATTAGTGTAATTGCTTTATTCCCTTATGCTAG tgCTGCCGATGAAGAAAAAGCAGCCGCAGCAGTAAAGGAAGGAGAAGAAg gTCATGCCATCTTTAGAAGAAGTGCAGAATTGGAGGAACCTG GTCACCATAATATCAAACGAAGACATGCATCTCCAGTAGCAg cACCAAAGAAAGGAAGGAAACGTCCAG GTGGTAAATCTAGGGGAAGAC gtcGTCATCGCCGTGCTG CAAGTCACAGACCCCATATGGATAGAAGAGTCACAGCATAA
- the LOC139430663 gene encoding uncharacterized protein isoform X4: protein MNISSVIIHLKWPTKVVNKIRVIFNYFIYTLLEKRRIKRSVGPTKINIPLQRRNRRNIQPAQIAQINEPQVNFEMKEPGMLRFLNIVMDKIVRFFGAGRKKRGANPTRDTRFDQPYYEFKLPPIRKTRAASAATKEAQMTKVVNEFMRSYGKPQDGQRKMKPQIGRAVPRAKQSGVSAKNKAKASPQRKPQSARSVPGTNQPGVNAQNKAKARPRTKPQSARAVPRTNSGVNVQNKAKASPQTKPQSARAVPRANQLSQNKAKASPQTKSVPNKRISTSVQRPNEHSSKNANRPPALNARRIPQGYVVNARNGDQKMLPSEMGHALLWHDIGHIIDEKHGYERPHYHNGHYHPAHYHNDHHYHH, encoded by the exons ATGAACATCTCCTCG GTTATTATACACCTGAAATGGCCAACAAAGGTAGTAAATAAAATACGtgttattttcaattattttatctacACCCTATTAGAGAAAAGACGGATTAAACGCAGTGTTGGTCCAACAAAGATTAACATTCCTCTTCAAAGAAGAAATAGGCGAAACATTCAACCGGCACAAATCGCCCAAATAAACGAACCACAAG ttaattttgaaatgaaagaaCCTGGGATGTTGAGATTTCTAAATATTGTGATGGATAAAATTGTAAGATTTTTCGGTGCTGGTCGAAAGAAAAGGGGGGCTAATCCGACAAGAGATACAAGATTTGATCAACCCTATTATGAGTTTAAATTACCACCGATAAGGAAGACCAGAGCAGCGTCTGCGGCTACTAAAGAAGCACAAATGACGAAAGTTGTTAATGAATTTATGAGAAGTTATGGTAAACCACAGGACGGTCAACGTAAGATGAAGCCACAAATCGGGCGTGCAGTACCTCGAGCGaaa cAGTCAGGAGTGAGTGctaaaaataaagctaaaGCAAGTCCTCAGAGGAAGCCACAATCCGCACGTTCAGTACCTGGAACGAAt cAGCCAGGAGTGAATGCTCAAAATAAAGCTAAAGCAAGACCTCGGACGAAGCCACAATCAGCGCGTGCAGTACCTCGAACGaat TCAGGAGTGAATGTTCAAAATAAAGCTAAAGCAAGTCCTCAGACGAAACCACAATCGGCGCGTGCAGTACCACGAGCGAAt cAACTAAGTCAAAATAAAGCTAAAGCAAGTCCTCAGACGAAATCGGTACCAAATAAACGAATTTCAACATCTGTTCAGCGTCCAAATGAGCACTCTTCTAAAAACGCAAATCGA ccCCCAGCATTAAATGCTCGAAGAATACCACAAGGATATGTAGTTAACGCTAGAAATGGAGATCAAAAAATGCTTCCAA GTGAAATGGGACACGCTTTATTGTGGCATGACA ttggGCATATTATAGATGAAAAACACGGCTATGAACGTCCTCATTACCACAATGGCCACTACCATCCGGCTCATTATCACAATGACCATCACTATCaccattaa
- the LOC139430663 gene encoding uncharacterized protein isoform X2, translated as MNISSVIIHLKWPTKVVNKIRVIFNYFIYTLLEKRRIKRSVGPTKINIPLQRRNRRNIQPAQIAQINEPQVNFEMKEPGMLRFLNIVMDKIVRFFGAGRKKRGANPTRDTRFDQPYYEFKLPPIRKTRAASAATKEAQMTKVVNEFMRSYGKPQDGQRKMKPQIGRAVPRAKQSGVSAKNKAKASPQRKPQSARSVPGTNPGVNAQNKAKARPRTKPQSARAVPRTNQSGVNVQNKAKASPQTKPQSARAVPRANQLSQNKAKASPQTKSVPNKRISTSVQRPNEHSSKNANRPPALNARRIPQGYVVNARNGDQKMLPSEMGHALLWHDIGHIIDEKHGYERPHYHNGHYHPAHYHNDHHYHH; from the exons ATGAACATCTCCTCG GTTATTATACACCTGAAATGGCCAACAAAGGTAGTAAATAAAATACGtgttattttcaattattttatctacACCCTATTAGAGAAAAGACGGATTAAACGCAGTGTTGGTCCAACAAAGATTAACATTCCTCTTCAAAGAAGAAATAGGCGAAACATTCAACCGGCACAAATCGCCCAAATAAACGAACCACAAG ttaattttgaaatgaaagaaCCTGGGATGTTGAGATTTCTAAATATTGTGATGGATAAAATTGTAAGATTTTTCGGTGCTGGTCGAAAGAAAAGGGGGGCTAATCCGACAAGAGATACAAGATTTGATCAACCCTATTATGAGTTTAAATTACCACCGATAAGGAAGACCAGAGCAGCGTCTGCGGCTACTAAAGAAGCACAAATGACGAAAGTTGTTAATGAATTTATGAGAAGTTATGGTAAACCACAGGACGGTCAACGTAAGATGAAGCCACAAATCGGGCGTGCAGTACCTCGAGCGaaa cAGTCAGGAGTGAGTGctaaaaataaagctaaaGCAAGTCCTCAGAGGAAGCCACAATCCGCACGTTCAGTACCTGGAACGAAt CCAGGAGTGAATGCTCAAAATAAAGCTAAAGCAAGACCTCGGACGAAGCCACAATCAGCGCGTGCAGTACCTCGAACGaat cAGTCAGGAGTGAATGTTCAAAATAAAGCTAAAGCAAGTCCTCAGACGAAACCACAATCGGCGCGTGCAGTACCACGAGCGAAt cAACTAAGTCAAAATAAAGCTAAAGCAAGTCCTCAGACGAAATCGGTACCAAATAAACGAATTTCAACATCTGTTCAGCGTCCAAATGAGCACTCTTCTAAAAACGCAAATCGA ccCCCAGCATTAAATGCTCGAAGAATACCACAAGGATATGTAGTTAACGCTAGAAATGGAGATCAAAAAATGCTTCCAA GTGAAATGGGACACGCTTTATTGTGGCATGACA ttggGCATATTATAGATGAAAAACACGGCTATGAACGTCCTCATTACCACAATGGCCACTACCATCCGGCTCATTATCACAATGACCATCACTATCaccattaa